The sequence TCGCGATCACGAGTGAGCCGATGACGACCAGGACGCCCGCCGCCGAGGCGAGGCCGTTCTCATGGGCCTGGTAGAAGCTCTGGTAGACGGTGTACGGCAGGTTCGCCGTGCCGAGGCCGCCGGAGGTGATGGTGAACACCGCGTCGAAGTTCTGCACGATGTAGATCGAGCCGAGCAGGGCGCCCAGTTCGAGGTAGCGGCGCAGATGGGGCAGGGTGAGATGGCGGAAGATCTGCCAGTCGCCCGCGCCGTCGACCCGGGCCGCCTCGATCTGCTCCCGGTCCCGGCTCTGCAGCCCGGCCAGCAGGATCAGCATCATGAACGGCGTCCACTGCCACACCAGGGACGCCTCCACCGCGAGCAGCGGGGTGCCCGAGATCCAGTCCGGCTGGGGGCCGCCGACGTAGTGCAGCAGCCCGTTGAGCAGGCCGTACTCGGGGTTGTAGAGCACATGCTTCCACAGCAGCGCGGCGGCGACCGGGACCACCAGGAAGGGGGCGATCAGCAGGGTGCGTACGACGCCCCGGCCGCGGAAGCGCCGGTCCAGGAGCAGGGCGAGGA is a genomic window of Streptomyces sp. WP-1 containing:
- a CDS encoding carbohydrate ABC transporter permease encodes the protein MTATTTAPYAAAPARPLKRPPARLRAWATRAPLLPALVFMIAVTQLPFVATLVISFFDWNALYPKARRFTGLANYRQVLTDTDLRHSVWTTVLLTVAVVLASLVLGLLLALLLDRRFRGRGVVRTLLIAPFLVVPVAAALLWKHVLYNPEYGLLNGLLHYVGGPQPDWISGTPLLAVEASLVWQWTPFMMLILLAGLQSRDREQIEAARVDGAGDWQIFRHLTLPHLRRYLELGALLGSIYIVQNFDAVFTITSGGLGTANLPYTVYQSFYQAHENGLASAAGVLVVIGSLVIATFALRVVSSLFREEAARS